In the Salvia splendens isolate huo1 chromosome 16, SspV2, whole genome shotgun sequence genome, aaaatttaatttttttttaaaaatgaattattacgtcatccgtgacgacgcccattCGCGTTATTAAAATTTGTTGGAAATTGACAAAAGTCAGGACACCTAATTTCTACTAGTTCACTGCATCATTTATTGAAGTTACATTTGGTAACACCTCTAACCTCACCATAATTTAATTGTTATAGAACAAACCAacaaatcaatatatatatcaaataattAGACAACAAagcaatttaataattttttaacaagttcaaaaaataaacacacttgaCTCTCTCACTCCCAAAAGATAAACCTCTTCTTCatcgtctctctctcatctGAACTCTAACGCACACAGCGACTTCAACGGACGGAAATACCCTCAATCTCCTTTTTTTTTGAGTTTCTCTCAAGCAATCCCCATTGAATCAGTCCACGATCACTCCTCGCCCGCCGTCACGGTTCATCTCTGTTTCCGTTATCTCTGTCTCGATATTAGTATTCGATTTCGCGAAGTTTTGGTTAGGTTCTATTGGGGATTTTCTGTTAAAAAATCAATGGCGTCTTATCACGGCAACACTCATTCGGAGCGAGCCAAAATGGAACAGATTATCACTGAGTTTTTCGCCAAAAGCCTTCACATAATACTCGAATCGCGCTGCCCTTACGTCTCGTCTCGCAATTACAGCGGGGAGCAGGTTTTGTCCTCGCTGTCtccctcctcttcttcctcgtctTCTTCCAGTTTTAGGCCTCGGGATAAGTGGTTTAATTTAGCGCTTAGGGATTGCCCTGCTGCCTTAGAGAACATAGACTTTTGGCGCCAGAGCAACCTTGAACCTATGATTGTTGATGTTATACTAATGCAGAGGCCTATTGATTGGGATCCTTTGAATTTCTCCCCGAAAACGGGGTTTGTGTCGGGGAAGGAGAGGCACTACTATGGCTCGGATAATGAGGAGTTTGGGTGTGAAGGGAGGAATGAGAGGATTATTGAGCGATGGGTTTTGCAATATGAGAGTAAGAAGAATGGTGGGTCGACTGGGAGTAAGAAGAGGTCGAATTGTACGAGCTCTCATGCTTTGTACAAGAAGTCTATACTGTTGTTGAGGTCTCTGTATGCCACAGTTAGGCTTTTGCCCGCTTATAAGCTGTTCCGGGATCTCACTTCATCGGCTCATATTAGGATGTATAATCTCGCTCATCGGGTTTTGTCTTTTGTTGAGCCGTTCACCCGCAGAGAAGAGGCGGATATGCAGCGATTTGTGTTTACTCCGGTTGACGCTTCTTGTGGCAGGCTTTGCCTCTCAGTCTTGTATCGGTCGTCTGTAGTGGATATGGGTTCGGATCCTTCAACTCCTCTATCACCGCAGTTCATTCCGGAATATGTTGGGAGTCCCATGGCGGAACCACTGAAAAGGTTTCCTTCTGGTTTTGTATCACAGAGCTCCCCATCTTCGTCTCCATTTGGAAGGAGGCATAGTTGGAGTTATGACTTGTATCGAGCATCACAACCTTCAGCTAACCCCTCGCCTTCACCTTCGCCAACGTACTCCGATTCCCATGCCTCTTTAGCAAAACAGCGCTGCCGTCGTCTCCCACCACCATCCTTGCCTCATCATTTACCTGATGAAACACTTATCGCTTATATGAAGACTCCAAGTTATGATGAGTATTGGCCTTCCCCTGTGTTTTcaccatctccatctccatcgcCACCCACCTATGTTCCCAATAGTCATACATCTAAAGCTCTTTTGCGGTGTGAAAGTGCTCCTGTTAGCATACCTGTGACAAAACTTTCTAGCATGCCTTCACTGCCAAACAAACAACTGATGCCGCCTTCACCTCCCCTGAAAGCTACTCTGCTAACAGCTGCTGAGAACATTGCACATGTGAGGCCAACCTCAACAGCTGACAAGGCATGTAATTTGATTATCGTGTAGATTAGAATTTTTTAGTTTGTGATAAATCCTTTACTAAGTAGTGCTTCATGCTGCAGTTACTCTCGTTCAGCAAGGATAAACCACACCAGATATCTGGGGCAAGACCATCTGTGAATAGCTCACCATCTAAATCATTTTCCAGTAGGTTATCATTTCAGGATGATTATGATGATGGACCATTTGTTGTCGAGGATGATGAAATACTCTATCCAAGTTCCAGGTAATTGTGCAACCTTGTACAGTACTTCAATGTTCCCAATTGCACAAATAGAACATGCTTCTTCATGTTTAGATATTTTGGTGTTATACATCTGAGATATGTGTGATTAGCCTACTGAATGCATCAGCAACCTGGAGTTCCTTGAAGGGGGAAGATATATTTGTGCCTAGGATTAGCACCTCTTAGGGATTAGGAATAGTAATTATTTCTAGCAAACTTAAGATTCTGAagaattttctttttcaaaagcTGCATATGTGAATTATTTTAAAGTACTCTAATCTATTCTCATCCTATTGGAAAGTTCTGGTTAGGGAGACAGAAATTAAGTTTTCTAGTAAAGTTCCTACATGGGTTCTTTCAGAAATATTGTACACCACACTCTACTAGATCTGCCAAATTATTTGGTCCTAGATGTTGCTTTGTGAGCTTCTCATGGCATTCTTTGAAAGAAAATTGATAAAgctattgttttgttttcatcacCAGGATTGGTCTTTGATGTTCATTATTCATAATTCTGCAAAAGATGAAGCATTAACTAGTGTTTGTATAACTCATGTTGCCATAAGTTTGCTTGCTCTCATCAAAACCTTACATGTTTCCTCAACTGTTCTCAGCATAGACACTCTTCTGGTTGTTTTAGTAATATATTTCTGATTTCCGAATTCTAAAGTGGAACTTAAAATATCCAGTCATTATATATCAACCAAAGATTACGTGCAATTAACCGCCTCTGCACTGTATTGATTGGTTCATTGATAGCATAAAGGGTTCATACTTATTATTAAAGGCGACCACAATGAGAACTTGGTATTTAATAAAACAATGTGGCCTACTGTTGGACCTGTATGTTAGAACTTAGAAAACTTTTTTTCTGAGCTACCACCACCATAATGTTTGTAGAACACCATCTGACATGCCTCCTACAACCCAATCATTTCAGGAATTGCAGTTTCATAGACGCAATGTGTTAATCTTCAGTTCATGATTTGCATTTTGTAAGGGTTCATGTTATACACATTCACATCATAGTTGCATACTGTTGTGGACAATATAAAGGTTATTAACTGTACTCCAAATCATAAGATCAATTGAAAATCTATAACATATACTAACAGGATTTTCAGCTAACTTTAAAGTTTTAACTAGTCCTCAAATTTCTCACATATGGTAGTACCAATGCACAAGCACAATCTCCATGAAATGTACATTATATAGTGCAGCCTTTTTCAGCAtgttaatgaaaaaaaaatcagttcAAATCATTCAAGATTGTAGCGTCCTAATGACTATATCCATTCAAACTTCTTCAATATCAATTGAATAATGATAGGCCATTAATCACTGGCCGTCAATTCCATATCTGGAAATGTGAGAAAGATAACATGCTTTGATGGTTGATCCTTCTCTTTTTATGCGCTCGCATATGCTACTGACCTGGAGAAAAAATGTTTGATCCGGTCACAACTACtgtttttaatattaatagaCAAGGTGAAGTTCAGTCTTTTGTTTACTGTAGTAAAGCTGATTACTAATTACTGGGCCATGCTTTAGCCCAAACTGTTCAAATATTATGTGCTGAGTTTTGTTGGCTTGGATGTCGATCCCATTTTGAGGTTGTTGTTTTACCCTTTCTACTAATGTGAACAAACTAGCCAGATATAATCAGAGTCTGCACCAAGACAATTAATTTGTGCCTTATTCTAAGTTCAAGTTTGATCTCTTCATGACCTGAAATAGGATGTACTTAATTGGCTGCTTGGAATAAACTTGAACTAACCAGTCCTGGATGGTTCTGACAGGTCAGGTTTGTTTGAGCTGCCAGGACATCCGAATGAGCCTGGGGGTACTTTATTTGTTAAAAGATCACAAGATGCTGCTGTCGGGGCTCTTGTTCGTATGCTGAAGAAAGCACCTCCTCTTCACCAAGATCTACAGGGCTCCACGCTTCAGACACCGACCAACAGTATCAAGGACACTACTGAAATATCTGAAGAGCCAAGAGTCCAGCAGTCTTCTGCTTCAAACATTGTGTCATCTGGGCTTGGACTCGTGACATCCAAGACTACAGCTAATGCTCTGGAGGAGCTCCATGGCTACCGAAAAATGAAAGATTCGTTTCTTAAATTGAAGTAAATCCTGAGGTCTCAGCTCTGCTAAGCGAGTTCATGCGAGTATAAGTTAAGGTCATCCCTATAGTAAAGATCTATCTGTACAGAATGTGTTTGCCATGGTTCGAATGATTTTGTTTCAAGATCTTGGTGAAATCGTCCATTTTCTGTGTACATATGATTTTGACAGTGAGGCCAGATTTGGCGTCTGATCTAACTACAAAGTTGGGTATAAAACTTATTGTAAAGGTTGGTTAAGTTATGTATATAAAGTTGTGTATATAGAGTTGTATAATTGCAGTTGAGAAGAATGTTGCTATGAGAAGATGGTGATATTTCATTTGCTTGATAGATGAAATCTAAGCAGGAAATAGCACCCCATTAATCTTCAACTTTGGGTTGGAGTTTTCTGTGTCACCCAAAATGCTATTTATAGTTTCCACTGTGTTTCATTTGGGGTCTCCATGTCTTATTCTCATACGATAGAAGGCCGACCGAATTACTCTCTAAAGACAAAACTGTGCAGATAAACAGGAAGCCTTAATCCATGACTCTTCACTAATCTCCAATTATTACTAGTTGGGGATGTTGAAGGTACAAATGAACTGAATATTTTACAAAAGGGACAATAATAGTACATGGCCTCGACGAGTTGATAACATTCCGTTCTCCAGCAACCCAGTTGCAAGCTGCCCTCAGCCTGAGCCTGTGATACCTTCTGATATGGTCATATTGGAGCTCAGATGAGATTAATATCACCAGTGGAGTGAACAAGCAGAAATCATGGTTCCGTTGTTCAGGTACAAACACCAAGAGAGTCACTTTCATGCAACATCGTCCCTCTTCGTGTGGTGGCATTATCATTATCATCACAGTGACACCTTAGCCCATAACGTATCTTCAGTATGTCGCAAAGGTCAACTGGAAAAGGTGTCACAGGTAGCTCTAGCAGATGTGCGTTCTTGATAATTGATATCAATAAGCCGGGGTACTTTTTAGGCTGGTGCAGCTTTTACTTGTATGCTTGAAATAAGTGAATGTGATTATAAAAGAAGCAATCAGAGGCTGAACATGCTATGATCATGGCAATGGAAGTAGATTACAACGGTACCTGATGATTATCAAGCTCATCAACATATGTATGACAGACAAATAGAGATTCCTAATAAGATAATACTTACTTCATCAGTGGGAAACGACTCCAACTTCAATGATTTAAGAAGTTGTGTTGATAAAATTCCTCAAAGGATAGACGACCATCTGCAAAGAAAGCTCATACTATGACTCGCTATACTCAAACTGTTTCAGTTTGACGTGTATGATAAAATGAAGCCTAGTCATTCGTATAGAGCTTAGACCTGGACTGATGGATAGCAACCGCGAACACAAGTCAACACAATCAGGATGCAACTGTTGAAGAATTAAAGGAGCGAATGGAAGAGAGGTAGACTTCTTGATATTCTGCAGAAGCTGGATAACACTTTACTTAAGAGAGAAGCTATGtttaagaaaaaatgaaatactattaaaATGGGCACAATCTCAAAAGTGTTAGTCTATATTAGAGAGAGCTGAAGTCTGCCAGTTGAAATGATTTCACATGCTACCTGAACCCTACTCCTGCCATGAAAAGGGGGGAAACCATTAAGAAGTTCGAAAAGAATTGCACCAACACTCCACATATCGACCTATCAAGAAGCTTAGATCATTAGTCTTTGATAATACTATAATCTAGTCAAGAAATATAACGAACCTTGTGATTGTATTTCTGGAACTGTAGAATTTCTGGAGCCATGTAAAATACAGATCCACACACTGTCTGTGCAGAATCATCAGGTAGTAGTATCCTGAGCCCCAAACGGAAAAAAACCAAGTTAAACTGATAATAGATGGACTCTtacaatgtaataataataagcATATTTTAGTCTAGATCTTTTAGCAGTATTACCTTGATAGTCCAAAATCAGCAATTTTTAGAACCGGGTCATACTCAGAGCCAGACAAGAGTATATTCTGCGATGGTTG is a window encoding:
- the LOC121770071 gene encoding autophagy-related protein 13b-like — translated: MASYHGNTHSERAKMEQIITEFFAKSLHIILESRCPYVSSRNYSGEQVLSSLSPSSSSSSSSSFRPRDKWFNLALRDCPAALENIDFWRQSNLEPMIVDVILMQRPIDWDPLNFSPKTGFVSGKERHYYGSDNEEFGCEGRNERIIERWVLQYESKKNGGSTGSKKRSNCTSSHALYKKSILLLRSLYATVRLLPAYKLFRDLTSSAHIRMYNLAHRVLSFVEPFTRREEADMQRFVFTPVDASCGRLCLSVLYRSSVVDMGSDPSTPLSPQFIPEYVGSPMAEPLKRFPSGFVSQSSPSSSPFGRRHSWSYDLYRASQPSANPSPSPSPTYSDSHASLAKQRCRRLPPPSLPHHLPDETLIAYMKTPSYDEYWPSPVFSPSPSPSPPTYVPNSHTSKALLRCESAPVSIPVTKLSSMPSLPNKQLMPPSPPLKATLLTAAENIAHVRPTSTADKLLSFSKDKPHQISGARPSVNSSPSKSFSSRLSFQDDYDDGPFVVEDDEILYPSSRSGLFELPGHPNEPGGTLFVKRSQDAAVGALVRMLKKAPPLHQDLQGSTLQTPTNSIKDTTEISEEPRVQQSSASNIVSSGLGLVTSKTTANALEELHGYRKMKDSFLKLK